From Providencia sp. R33, a single genomic window includes:
- a CDS encoding ATP-binding protein, with the protein MSNKETKNGHVLRESAEIRFADELEKLTQADSHNPKPQGWLRSPRAVRQFILGDEALGITPKFFGDDALVDRAIVTLLGKQGLMLVGEPGTAKSMLSELLAAAISGDSGLTIQGTAGTTEDHIKYSWNYALLLAEGPTEKALVSSPLYQGMMEGKIVRFEEITRCPPEIQDVLVSLMSEKQMMIPEMKDNARISAKQGFNLIGTANLRDRGVHEMSSALKRRFNFETVRPIQDPAFEIELINKQLTNELGELNGLVTVPANVIELLVTTFQELRSGNTKDGGNIKTPDAVMSTAEAVNIAYACALEAHYLGDGTLSAGAVARQLIGVVLKDNADDIKRMRYYIDNVARERAKQSPEWKAFFDASRQFWQ; encoded by the coding sequence ATGAGTAACAAAGAAACAAAAAATGGGCATGTTCTGCGCGAAAGCGCAGAAATTCGCTTTGCTGATGAACTAGAAAAGCTCACTCAAGCCGATAGCCATAACCCAAAACCACAAGGCTGGTTGCGTTCACCACGCGCTGTTCGCCAGTTTATCTTAGGTGATGAAGCATTGGGTATTACGCCGAAGTTTTTTGGTGATGATGCCTTAGTTGACCGTGCAATAGTGACCCTGTTAGGTAAACAGGGTCTGATGTTAGTCGGTGAACCTGGGACAGCCAAATCGATGCTATCTGAATTATTAGCCGCTGCAATTAGTGGGGACTCGGGCTTAACCATTCAAGGAACTGCGGGAACAACTGAGGACCATATTAAATATTCATGGAACTATGCGTTGTTATTGGCAGAAGGGCCAACGGAAAAAGCATTAGTGAGCTCGCCACTTTACCAAGGCATGATGGAAGGGAAAATTGTGCGTTTTGAAGAGATAACCCGCTGCCCACCAGAAATACAGGATGTGCTGGTCAGCTTAATGTCTGAAAAACAGATGATGATCCCTGAAATGAAAGACAATGCGAGGATCAGCGCCAAGCAAGGTTTTAACTTAATCGGCACAGCCAACTTACGTGACCGTGGCGTTCATGAAATGTCGTCAGCATTAAAACGCCGCTTTAACTTTGAAACAGTTAGGCCGATCCAAGACCCTGCCTTTGAAATCGAGCTAATCAATAAACAGCTGACTAACGAATTAGGTGAGCTGAATGGCTTGGTAACGGTGCCTGCGAATGTGATTGAATTATTAGTGACGACATTCCAAGAGTTACGTTCAGGTAATACCAAAGACGGCGGCAATATCAAAACCCCCGATGCAGTGATGTCGACGGCAGAAGCGGTGAATATCGCTTATGCGTGTGCATTAGAAGCGCATTATTTGGGTGACGGAACATTGAGTGCAGGTGCGGTTGCTCGCCAGTTAATTGGCGTTGTACTCAAAGATAATGCGGATGATATCAAGCGGATGCGTTATTACATTGATAATGTCGCACGAGAAAGAGCCAAACAGAGCCCAGAGTGGAAAGCGTTTTTTGACGCTTCTCGCCAGTTCTGGCAATAG
- a CDS encoding DUF4132 domain-containing protein has product MAKFTFDILSIFGKKSSKVAEQYVQEAVLPLSVLDDSLPKMVVEYVLEGTSPEVLVKLSQLDTEKAVILLDKPGTVDWWWGGNNFNTGQYNKVIRQGINARHKLYSKVGDGVSAEQVARFGKVLAAACQDINIKVLTSELPSWVSYLVGDVFSKTFDNSRDEKLEHRKHWNMELLAEIIGKETDKPANSVLYVIFDRQHLSDYHYENLNRLFVLPGFKEYLIAQQDFIKQILIGNLSAAGQVQLINSLKKDEALYSTFADCLVTFATSSLKTVRSAAEPILSILPDESVKTYLTKVLTEGTPKQRTQAADLFARIGKDREVLEAALQTETNKTVLKSIESAISRFSVMDTASEIEETALPALVELEDTPLPESAKDILISNFNEMLQKAKENAKNEIEENKKQKHTYNWAQRHYKEFQKLDAKTCAKIIDKLNSGKEVITDHEYSVVKFKECINNLPEFTLFHALRLISHNRTGMDHFSHYYLTREVPPRIIGQIELRQLEQVLTHCHYQQANRLIADFCLRSYNDGLKLFNQPEQVWPFFTQYPDFIAEALGLIPQQAKQRYYQEYDASSGIEVLAMLPTIPARFIPRIMELALGESKTDRLSAQQLLETLPNIHINAAEGLDSGKQEIRVTAIEWLARLKHPDSLKPLYALLKKEKREIVRAALLTALEQFGEDISSYLSPKVLLAEAQKGLKGKAPASMSWFNLDTLPALTWQNNKPVDGDIIRWWVILAVKLKMPAGNGLLQRYISLLSVDSQRKLGSFILNSFIAQDTAGPSLEMAMAEAERDAPQRLTNYQDWVKRWPEYYSQYENYTLEQCINDIKNEVLRRYLGSAITDKGMLALICGIEGHIAVTALRNYMRDHYQRRAQIEAMIDAVATSNDPLIIQLLLSLSRRYRTASVQEKARGLVAQIAERNGWSADELADRTIPTAGMDESGVLALEYGDRTFTAKLDAQQKLVLFNPEGKEIKALPAARKTDNEELIKESKKLLSSSKKELKQVIDLQTARLYEAMCAERLWTTQDWQEYIQAHPIMRGLIERLVWMEVDNDKVINVFRPSDDGSLLNLEDDEIELSAGSSIKLAHAALVSEEERKGWIAHFKDYKVKFLFSQMEHKIPELDLALTEIEDRKGWLTDTYTLRGVLTKMGYQRGQAEDGGSFMHYSKHYASLGFYVYIEFSGSYVPEENIPAVLYSLSFESGQQSSWNRNYIELKDIPPILLAESYADYLKVADACAGFDPEWEKKTPW; this is encoded by the coding sequence ATGGCGAAGTTTACGTTTGATATACTTTCTATTTTTGGGAAAAAAAGCAGTAAAGTGGCTGAACAGTATGTTCAAGAAGCTGTTTTACCGTTATCCGTCTTGGATGATTCATTGCCCAAAATGGTGGTTGAATATGTACTGGAAGGAACATCGCCAGAAGTATTGGTCAAGTTAAGCCAATTAGACACCGAAAAAGCGGTTATTTTATTAGATAAACCGGGCACTGTGGATTGGTGGTGGGGCGGTAATAATTTTAATACGGGCCAATATAATAAAGTGATCCGCCAAGGGATTAATGCACGCCATAAACTTTATTCCAAAGTCGGTGATGGAGTGAGCGCAGAGCAAGTTGCGCGTTTTGGCAAAGTTTTAGCAGCTGCATGCCAAGATATTAATATTAAAGTGCTGACCTCAGAGTTACCGTCGTGGGTCAGTTATTTAGTTGGCGATGTATTTTCCAAAACTTTCGATAATTCTCGTGATGAAAAATTAGAACATCGTAAGCATTGGAATATGGAATTGCTAGCTGAGATTATTGGTAAAGAAACCGATAAGCCAGCTAATTCAGTTTTATATGTTATTTTTGATAGACAGCATTTGTCTGATTACCACTATGAGAACTTAAATCGCTTATTTGTTCTCCCTGGGTTTAAAGAGTATTTAATTGCGCAGCAAGATTTTATTAAGCAGATATTGATTGGTAATTTGTCTGCCGCTGGGCAAGTGCAGCTAATTAATTCCCTGAAAAAAGATGAAGCACTCTATTCGACGTTTGCGGATTGCTTAGTAACCTTTGCAACCAGCTCATTAAAAACGGTACGCAGTGCAGCAGAACCCATTTTATCTATTCTGCCTGATGAATCAGTCAAAACCTATTTGACCAAAGTATTGACTGAAGGAACGCCAAAACAGCGTACGCAAGCTGCGGATTTATTTGCGCGGATTGGTAAAGATAGGGAAGTTCTCGAGGCTGCTTTACAAACGGAAACTAACAAAACGGTACTAAAAAGTATCGAAAGTGCCATTTCACGTTTTTCGGTGATGGATACGGCGAGTGAAATTGAAGAAACTGCACTGCCAGCGCTTGTTGAGTTGGAAGATACGCCTTTACCTGAAAGTGCAAAAGATATTTTAATCAGTAATTTCAATGAAATGCTGCAAAAAGCCAAAGAAAATGCAAAAAATGAAATTGAAGAGAATAAAAAGCAGAAGCATACATACAATTGGGCACAGCGCCATTATAAAGAGTTCCAAAAGCTGGATGCGAAAACCTGTGCAAAAATTATTGATAAACTGAATTCAGGTAAAGAGGTTATCACCGACCACGAATACAGCGTGGTGAAATTCAAAGAGTGTATTAATAACCTCCCTGAATTTACGCTATTTCATGCATTACGTCTGATAAGCCATAACCGTACAGGAATGGATCATTTCTCCCATTATTACCTGACCCGTGAAGTGCCACCGCGTATTATTGGCCAAATTGAATTACGCCAATTAGAACAAGTTTTAACCCATTGCCATTACCAACAAGCGAACCGCTTAATCGCCGATTTCTGCTTGCGTTCATACAATGACGGTTTAAAACTGTTTAATCAGCCTGAGCAAGTATGGCCATTCTTTACGCAATATCCTGATTTTATTGCAGAGGCATTAGGGTTAATTCCGCAACAAGCAAAACAGCGTTATTACCAAGAATATGATGCCTCAAGTGGTATCGAAGTATTGGCGATGTTACCAACCATTCCTGCTCGTTTTATTCCACGTATTATGGAATTAGCATTGGGTGAAAGTAAAACGGATCGCTTAAGTGCACAACAATTACTTGAAACATTGCCTAATATTCATATTAATGCCGCAGAAGGGTTAGATTCAGGTAAACAAGAAATTCGTGTTACAGCCATTGAGTGGTTGGCGCGTCTAAAACACCCAGATTCTTTAAAGCCACTGTATGCGTTATTGAAAAAAGAAAAACGTGAAATTGTGCGCGCTGCATTATTAACGGCGTTAGAGCAATTTGGCGAAGATATTTCCAGTTATTTATCGCCAAAAGTCTTATTAGCGGAAGCACAAAAAGGGCTTAAAGGTAAAGCCCCTGCGAGTATGTCTTGGTTTAATTTAGACACATTACCAGCACTGACTTGGCAAAATAATAAGCCCGTGGATGGGGATATTATTCGCTGGTGGGTTATTTTAGCGGTGAAATTAAAAATGCCCGCAGGGAACGGTTTATTACAGCGTTATATCAGTTTGTTGTCTGTGGATAGCCAGCGCAAGCTTGGCAGCTTTATTCTAAATAGCTTTATTGCCCAAGATACTGCGGGCCCATCACTCGAAATGGCGATGGCAGAAGCAGAACGTGATGCGCCACAGCGTTTAACCAACTACCAAGATTGGGTGAAACGTTGGCCAGAATATTACAGTCAATATGAAAACTACACCCTTGAGCAGTGCATCAATGATATTAAAAATGAAGTGCTTCGTCGTTATTTAGGTTCAGCGATTACGGATAAAGGCATGTTAGCGCTTATTTGTGGTATTGAAGGGCACATTGCAGTCACTGCGTTACGTAATTATATGCGTGATCATTATCAGCGCCGTGCGCAAATTGAAGCCATGATTGATGCAGTTGCAACTAGCAATGACCCGTTAATTATTCAGTTGTTGCTCTCGCTATCACGCCGTTACCGTACCGCATCCGTGCAAGAAAAGGCCCGTGGTTTAGTGGCTCAAATTGCTGAGCGTAATGGCTGGAGCGCCGATGAACTTGCTGACCGAACAATTCCGACGGCAGGCATGGATGAATCGGGGGTACTTGCCCTTGAGTATGGTGACAGAACCTTTACTGCTAAGCTGGACGCCCAGCAAAAACTGGTGTTGTTTAACCCAGAAGGTAAAGAAATCAAAGCATTACCCGCAGCACGTAAAACGGATAATGAAGAGCTGATTAAAGAATCGAAAAAATTATTGAGTTCCAGTAAGAAAGAACTTAAGCAAGTGATTGACTTACAAACTGCACGCTTATACGAAGCGATGTGTGCAGAACGTTTGTGGACGACTCAAGACTGGCAAGAATATATTCAAGCTCACCCAATTATGCGTGGTTTGATTGAAAGACTGGTCTGGATGGAAGTTGATAATGATAAGGTTATCAATGTATTCCGTCCTTCTGATGATGGCAGTTTGCTGAACCTTGAAGATGATGAAATCGAGCTAAGCGCAGGGTCATCAATTAAATTGGCCCATGCTGCGTTGGTTTCTGAAGAAGAAAGAAAAGGTTGGATAGCCCATTTTAAAGATTACAAAGTGAAATTTTTGTTCTCGCAAATGGAGCATAAAATCCCTGAGTTAGACCTTGCACTCACTGAAATTGAAGACCGTAAAGGTTGGTTAACAGATACCTATACGTTACGTGGGGTACTTACCAAAATGGGTTATCAGCGTGGCCAAGCTGAGGATGGCGGTAGCTTTATGCATTACTCCAAACACTATGCTAGCCTAGGTTTCTACGTTTACATTGAGTTCAGCGGAAGCTATGTGCCAGAAGAAAATATTCCTGCGGTCTTGTACTCCTTAAGCTTCGAAAGCGGGCAGCAAAGTTCGTGGAACCGCAATTACATAGAGCTAAAAGATATCCCGCCAATTTTATTAGCTGAAAGCTATGCAGACTACTTAAAAGTAGCTGACGCGTGTGCGGGATTTGACCCTGAGTGGGAAAAGAAAACGCCTTGGTAA
- a CDS encoding RidA family protein, which translates to MSQSIQYINAPTLIPPRGHYSHCVNANGFVFISGQLPVNASGQAITDAPFNVQAELVLKNLDACLSAANLTKANLVQVRVYIADMNDWQEFNQIYAAWIGDFRPARAVAGVSELHFNAALEIEATAVLG; encoded by the coding sequence ATGAGCCAATCAATTCAATATATCAATGCCCCTACACTGATCCCGCCACGAGGCCACTATTCTCATTGTGTTAACGCTAATGGATTTGTGTTTATTTCGGGTCAATTACCCGTCAATGCTTCAGGGCAAGCAATCACTGACGCCCCCTTTAACGTTCAGGCTGAATTAGTATTAAAAAACCTTGATGCTTGCTTGTCAGCCGCCAATCTGACAAAAGCAAACTTAGTTCAAGTGCGTGTTTATATAGCAGATATGAATGATTGGCAGGAATTTAATCAAATTTATGCAGCATGGATAGGCGATTTTCGCCCTGCTCGCGCTGTTGCAGGTGTTTCAGAGCTTCATTTTAATGCCGCGCTCGAAATTGAAGCAACTGCGGTTTT